The window CTTTAATATTTGGATGTTCTATTTTAGTATTTGCTTCAATTGTGTCAGCAACATATAATTGGTCAATTAAACCTTTATCTAAAGCTAATTTAAATTTTTCTAAAGCACCATTAGAAAAAACACCATGTGTAGCCATTACAAATATTTTTTTACAACCACGTTCTTTTAATAGTTCAATGTTTTGTAAGATTGTTCCACCAGTATCTATCATGTCATCTAATAGTAAACAATCTCTACCCATTACATCACCTAATACATTTGAAATCTCTACAACATTAGGTTGTGGTCTTCTTTTATCCATAATTGCTAAGTTTAAATTTAAAGTTTCTGTTATTTTTCTTACATTTTTAACAGCACCATAGTCTGGAGCAACTACTGTTAAATTTTTAATTACACTAGGATTATTTTTTCTGAATTCATTAAACAATACACAAGAAGCAGTTAAAGTATCAACAGGAATATCAAAAAAACCTTGAGTTTGTTCAGAGTGAATATCAATAAGAATAACCTTAGTAGCTCCTGCTCCTTCTAAAAAGTTTGCAACCAACTTACAAGTAATTGGTTCTCTTCCTTTTGCTTTTCTATCTTGTCTGGCATATCCAAAATAAGGAATAATAACTGTAATTGTTTTAGCAGATGCTCTTTTTAAAGAATCTATAGCAATCAATAACTCCATTAAATTATCATTAACTGGATTACATGTTGATTGAAATAAAAAAACATGCATACCCCTTACAGTAGAATTGGATTTAACCAAAATTTCACCATCTGCAAATTTGCTTGTCTTTATAGTTCCTAACTGAATATTTGTCTTTTCTGCTACCTCTTTAGCATATAAATAACCATTGCTTAATCCAAAAATTATACAATTATTAATGTTGTCAATCATAAAAAACCTATAACTAAATATATAAATCGATATTTATATAATAGTAGTTTTTTTTAGCATTAAATAAGAAAATTATAAAAAGATTAAGATTTTATCCCAACAGATTGCTTAGCTAATGAATCAGCAATGTCATTATATTCTATATCAGAGTGAGCTTTTACTTTTTGAAACATTAAAGAAATATTAAAAGATTTTAATAGTTGAGATAATGATTGCTTATACATTAAAGAAATTGGAGTTTTTGCATCCCAAGAATTATTAGCCCATTTCTCAATTCCTTCATAATCATAATAAATCTTAATTTTATTAAGATTATGGTTTACACAATATTTTATTGCTTCTAAAGTTCCAATAATTTCACCAGATATATTAAGGTGTTTTTTATATTCATTGAATTCTTTTTCTGTTAATTTGTTATTAATTTTAATTCAATCATTTTTATTAGAACTGTTAATAATCAAAATCCCATATCCTATTTGTTGTAAAAACTTATTATATGATCCATCTACAAAAATGCTTACTATCCCATTTAATGTATCTGCTTCTATAACTTTTTTTAATTCATTATCGTTTCTAATTTCATCACTTGAATTATTTGAATCTAAATATTGTTTAGCTTCTTCATAAGAGAAAAAACTTTTGTATATTGCCCCTTTGAATCCTTTAACATTTGATTCACATTCTTTTCAAGTTTCAAAAATTCCAGGTTTTTTACCTTTCACTACAGCATAATATTTCTTAGACATAATAAAAAAAATAGTACTTAATAGATTATGTACTATTTTCTATAATATTTATTTCTTTTTGTTATTAAGTTTATTAAAACCAATTCAAGAATAATAAAAAGCTATATAACTTCCTGGAAAAAATATTAATCACATTCCCAAAATTACTGGAAGTGCTTTTCCTAAATGATCTTTTAGATTTGTGAAATCTCCATAAACTGTATATGTAGCACCACCATTATATAGATTAGCATTTAAAACAAAAGGAATAGTGGCAACATAAATCACATAAATTGTTGGATAAATCATTGCTTTTAAAACCGCTTTTCACAAAACCTTAGGTTGTTGGTTTGGGTTATAGTAAAAATAACAAAACCCAAAAACTAAAAATAAAACTGGAGATAAAACATGATATCAGGCACTTTGGAAAATTGATAAAAAGTTATCCCCATATGAATTTCCTGATATTCCAATAAGAATTACATTGTATCCAATTAATGTAAAGAAAATGTAAGTCATATTAGAAAGTAATCACATATTACCTTTTAGAAAAACATGTCTTTTAAAGAAGATATAAAATAACATATATACTCAAAGCAATACATTACTTTGATCAGTGAATTTATCTAATGTATCTCATCCAACTAAGTGACCATTAGTTCCTCTTAGCGCTTGAACTAAATTTTCAATAACAAATGCAGTTGAAACTGTAAATATTAGAAAACAAAATAAAGCAAATCAATCTAATCATTTATAGCTTTTAATTGTTTTAACCAAATTATTAAATCATTTGGTTATTGATAACTCTTTACTCTTTTTTAACAGGGAGTTAATTTCATTAAAATTTGCATTCATAAAATTCCTTTTTAAATATTTAAAAAAGTGTTTATAGTGTAACACATAAAGGTTTTTAAAAAGTTTATTAATTTCTTTTATTTACTTACAAGCAAATAAAAATAATTTAATCTCTTTAAATTCTTTTTTCTATACTTCAGAATTTTTTTAGATTGCTCAATTTTAAAAGATCAAAGATGAGCAAAGAAAGTACAAATAAAACAAAAGTCTAATAAAACTTCATATTTTAGTTGAGGATATAGTGAACAAATATATTTCAGTCACTTTGCTTTAAAATTTGTTTCTCTAAAAAAATTGGCTAAATCAAAATATCTGTAATTTATTCTTGCCCACTCATAGTCAATCAAAATAATATTTTTAGTTTTAGTTTCATAGATCATATTCAAAGGATTAATGTCATTATGAGAAAAAACAAAATCTAAATCTTTGTATCTATTCAATAACTTCTCATACAAATCATATCAATCTTGATACTTAACTTTAGTATCATTATCACAATATTCAAAGTAATCATGAATAGCAATATCAACTTTTTTGATATCAATGTTATGTAATTCAATAATAGAGCTAACTAACTTGGATAATAATTTTTTTCTATTAAACAAAAACTTAGGATTATACCCTTCAATTCATCTCTTAATTGCATTGCCATCTTTATCCATATAAACAAAAATGTTATTTTTTAAAAAAGGTAATATTTTTTGTTCAATGTTTCTATCAATAATTTGATTATTTTTAGAAATTCTAATTTGATATTTATCTTTGTTTTTTAAAATAAACAAAAAAGATTTATTGGTATATCCTAAGTGAATATTTTTAATTTTTTTAATATCTTCTTTTTTAAAATTTGTATTATTTAAAAACAATTCAATAGCTTTATTAATATCATCCATTATTGATCCTTTTTTAAATTTTAATTTAAAAAACAAAAATACAAACTCTCAAATAAATAAGAGTTTGTATTTAGATTTAAATTTAAAGAATTAGTTTTTAGATTCTTCAGAATCTTTTTTATCTTCTTCTTTCTTTTCTTCATTTTGTTTAGCAGCTTGTGCAAACTGAGAAGCCATTGCTTCAAATTGATTAATCTTAGTTTTTAACTCATCTCATTTTTCTTCTTTTAATAGAGTTTCAAATTCATTAATCATTTTTTCAGCTTCTTCTTTTTGTTTAGCATCTACTTTTTTACCTTCTTCACCATTTAA is drawn from Malacoplasma penetrans HF-2 and contains these coding sequences:
- a CDS encoding DUF1600 domain-containing protein gives rise to the protein MNANFNEINSLLKKSKELSITKWFNNLVKTIKSYKWLDWFALFCFLIFTVSTAFVIENLVQALRGTNGHLVGWDTLDKFTDQSNVLLWVYMLFYIFFKRHVFLKGNMWLLSNMTYIFFTLIGYNVILIGISGNSYGDNFLSIFQSAWYHVLSPVLFLVFGFCYFYYNPNQQPKVLWKAVLKAMIYPTIYVIYVATIPFVLNANLYNGGATYTVYGDFTNLKDHLGKALPVILGMWLIFFPGSYIAFYYSWIGFNKLNNKKK
- a CDS encoding phosphotransferase; the encoded protein is MDDINKAIELFLNNTNFKKEDIKKIKNIHLGYTNKSFLFILKNKDKYQIRISKNNQIIDRNIEQKILPFLKNNIFVYMDKDGNAIKRWIEGYNPKFLFNRKKLLSKLVSSIIELHNIDIKKVDIAIHDYFEYCDNDTKVKYQDWYDLYEKLLNRYKDLDFVFSHNDINPLNMIYETKTKNIILIDYEWARINYRYFDLANFFRETNFKAKWLKYICSLYPQLKYEVLLDFCFICTFFAHLWSFKIEQSKKILKYRKKNLKRLNYFYLLVSK
- a CDS encoding ribose-phosphate diphosphokinase; translation: MIDNINNCIIFGLSNGYLYAKEVAEKTNIQLGTIKTSKFADGEILVKSNSTVRGMHVFLFQSTCNPVNDNLMELLIAIDSLKRASAKTITVIIPYFGYARQDRKAKGREPITCKLVANFLEGAGATKVILIDIHSEQTQGFFDIPVDTLTASCVLFNEFRKNNPSVIKNLTVVAPDYGAVKNVRKITETLNLNLAIMDKRRPQPNVVEISNVLGDVMGRDCLLLDDMIDTGGTILQNIELLKERGCKKIFVMATHGVFSNGALEKFKLALDKGLIDQLYVADTIEANTKIEHPNIKVVSLSNFYAEILDAQINHKSVSKIYEKYWNMVLCGC
- a CDS encoding viroplasmin family protein, which translates into the protein MSKKYYAVVKGKKPGIFETWKECESNVKGFKGAIYKSFFSYEEAKQYLDSNNSSDEIRNDNELKKVIEADTLNGIVSIFVDGSYNKFLQQIGYGILIINSSNKNDWIKINNKLTEKEFNEYKKHLNISGEIIGTLEAIKYCVNHNLNKIKIYYDYEGIEKWANNSWDAKTPISLMYKQSLSQLLKSFNISLMFQKVKAHSDIEYNDIADSLAKQSVGIKS